A section of the Bacillus pumilus genome encodes:
- the dacB gene encoding D-alanyl-D-alanine carboxypeptidase/D-alanyl-D-alanine-endopeptidase, whose product MKRFSQLLFLQICILSILFLPFSAKDDQLTARNGSLSWMTTLDEFIRKAPDLEGAISGISVRDTSDSSLLYEHQADIRLTPASNMKLLTSAIALDILGETHTFPTDIWMDGSIQKKTLHGSLYLRGTGDPTLLEEDFAALAKQVKKAGIHTIRGQLAADDTWYDDTRYSIDLPWSDEDQYYGAQISALTASPNQDYDAGTVILEIKPGKKAGQKATYDMIPKTSVPQVINQVKTVPEGGKKKISFKRSHGTNKITLTGTIPVKASVSRQWVALWEPTSYALDLMKRALKAEGIQVKGPLKTKQVPKKAKKIATHSSMPLSELLVPMMKLSNNTHAEVLLKELGKKVKNKGSFEAGLDVMNERLPAFGIDSSLTVLRDGSGISPINLVSANQFTLFLANIQKEKWFKTFEHALPLAGASERMVGGTLRNRLKEPATLEKVRAKTGSLTTVSTLSGYIDTKSGKTIAFSILLNHLVDDEKGKEIEDHIVNILAENL is encoded by the coding sequence GTGAAGCGTTTTTCACAGCTCTTGTTTTTACAAATATGCATTCTGTCGATTTTATTTCTCCCGTTTTCAGCAAAAGATGATCAACTGACAGCTCGTAACGGCTCACTGTCGTGGATGACCACTTTAGATGAATTTATACGAAAAGCACCTGATTTAGAAGGCGCAATCTCAGGCATTAGCGTCCGTGATACTTCTGACTCCTCTCTTCTTTATGAACATCAAGCCGATATTCGCCTTACTCCTGCTTCTAATATGAAACTGCTCACATCAGCCATCGCCCTTGATATACTTGGAGAAACACACACATTCCCTACAGACATCTGGATGGATGGTTCTATTCAAAAGAAAACGTTACATGGAAGTCTGTATCTACGCGGTACCGGAGATCCGACTTTATTAGAAGAGGATTTTGCAGCACTTGCCAAACAAGTGAAAAAGGCCGGAATACATACGATTCGCGGACAGCTTGCGGCAGACGATACATGGTATGATGACACAAGATATTCGATTGATTTACCTTGGAGTGATGAGGATCAATATTACGGTGCACAAATCTCTGCTCTCACCGCTTCACCGAATCAAGATTATGATGCCGGAACAGTGATTCTTGAAATAAAGCCAGGCAAAAAGGCAGGGCAAAAAGCGACCTATGACATGATTCCGAAGACTTCTGTCCCTCAAGTCATCAATCAAGTAAAAACCGTACCAGAAGGCGGGAAAAAGAAAATTTCTTTTAAGCGTTCTCACGGAACCAACAAGATCACTTTGACTGGAACTATCCCGGTGAAAGCGAGTGTATCTAGGCAATGGGTAGCGTTATGGGAACCAACCTCTTATGCGTTAGATTTAATGAAACGCGCGTTAAAGGCGGAAGGGATCCAAGTAAAGGGACCACTGAAAACAAAACAAGTTCCTAAAAAAGCGAAGAAAATTGCCACCCATTCATCTATGCCTTTATCAGAGCTTCTTGTTCCCATGATGAAACTCAGCAACAATACCCATGCAGAAGTTTTGCTAAAGGAGCTAGGCAAGAAAGTGAAGAACAAAGGGAGCTTTGAAGCTGGACTAGATGTCATGAATGAACGGCTTCCTGCCTTTGGCATCGATTCTTCTCTGACAGTTTTGCGAGATGGGTCAGGCATATCACCTATTAACCTTGTTTCTGCCAATCAGTTCACATTATTTTTAGCAAACATTCAAAAAGAAAAGTGGTTTAAGACCTTTGAACATGCGCTTCCGTTAGCTGGGGCAAGTGAACGAATGGTCGGAGGGACGTTAAGGAACAGATTAAAAGAACCTGCTACACTAGAAAAAGTACGTGCCAAAACAGGCTCATTAACTACAGTCAGTACACTTTCTGGATACATTGACACGAAGAGCGGAAAGACAATCGCTTTTTCCATTTTATTAAATCATCTTGTTGATGACGAAAAGGGGAAAGAGATAGAAGACCACATTGTCAACATTTTAGCTGAGAATCTTTAG
- a CDS encoding MATE family efflux transporter, producing MTLDNNQSLVKTMSIFLVPLLLSNILQSIGQLVSIVLVGRWIGEDAVAAISAFFPLFFLLVSFSIGIGSGSSILIGQAYGAKNEQRLKEIIGTTLSFTFLIGLSLAIIGGFFATDILNLMGTPANIVEESAAYARILFISMPILFLYFVYTTFLRGTGDSKTPFYFLMISTATNILMLPILLFGWLGLPAFGLYGAAYASVISTIVTFTILHIYLYKTKHPLRIDASVRKHLLMKGDLLKTLLKLSIPSSINMILISLSEIAVISFVNDYGSQATAAYGVVNQVVSYVQMPAVSLGIAVSIFAAQFIGAGNINRLKDVIKIGLGLNFAIGGFIIIIVYLFAPQILSIFLTDSKTIDIAYSLVVITLWSYLIFGTAQIVAATMRASGTVLWPTIFSICSIWLVEVPVAYVLSHYTSLGIKGIWIGYPAAFFVNLLLQYGYYQLVWKKKQIVALVQS from the coding sequence ATGACGTTAGATAACAATCAATCTTTAGTAAAAACCATGTCCATTTTTCTCGTCCCGCTTTTGCTTAGCAATATTTTGCAATCAATCGGACAGCTTGTATCCATCGTTCTTGTCGGCAGATGGATCGGAGAGGATGCAGTAGCTGCCATTTCTGCATTCTTTCCGCTTTTCTTTTTACTCGTTTCTTTTTCCATTGGAATTGGATCGGGTAGTTCAATCCTGATCGGACAAGCGTATGGAGCAAAAAATGAACAGAGATTAAAAGAAATTATCGGCACGACGCTTTCATTCACTTTTTTGATCGGTCTTTCTTTAGCAATCATTGGAGGTTTTTTCGCCACGGACATCTTAAACCTCATGGGGACACCTGCGAATATCGTGGAAGAAAGTGCGGCTTATGCCAGAATTCTATTCATCTCAATGCCCATCTTATTTCTTTATTTTGTTTACACAACCTTCCTGCGAGGAACTGGGGATTCGAAAACACCTTTTTATTTCTTAATGATTAGTACAGCAACGAATATTTTAATGCTGCCAATTTTATTATTTGGCTGGCTCGGACTGCCGGCGTTCGGTTTATACGGCGCTGCGTATGCTTCTGTAATTTCAACCATTGTGACGTTTACTATTCTACATATCTACTTATATAAGACAAAGCACCCGCTTCGCATTGATGCATCGGTTAGAAAGCATTTATTGATGAAAGGGGATTTACTAAAAACATTATTAAAACTCAGCATTCCATCGAGCATTAATATGATTCTCATTTCCTTATCAGAAATTGCCGTTATTTCTTTCGTCAATGATTATGGGTCACAGGCGACTGCTGCGTATGGCGTTGTCAATCAAGTTGTGAGCTATGTGCAGATGCCGGCGGTAAGTCTCGGCATTGCAGTCTCGATCTTTGCAGCTCAATTCATCGGTGCAGGGAATATCAACCGCTTGAAAGATGTAATAAAAATCGGGTTAGGGCTCAATTTCGCCATAGGCGGATTCATTATTATCATCGTTTATCTCTTTGCACCACAGATTTTATCTATCTTTTTAACAGATTCTAAGACGATTGACATTGCCTATAGCTTAGTCGTCATTACATTATGGAGTTATCTTATTTTTGGAACAGCCCAAATTGTTGCTGCCACGATGAGAGCAAGTGGAACAGTTTTATGGCCAACGATCTTTAGTATTTGCTCCATCTGGCTTGTAGAAGTACCAGTTGCTTATGTGTTATCGCACTACACATCCCTTGGTATCAAGGGCATATGGATTGGCTACCCTGCGGCTTTCTTTGTGAACTTACTCCTTCAATATGGCTACTATCAGCTGGTCTGGAAGAAAAAACAGATTGTTGCGCTTGTGCAGTCATAA
- a CDS encoding CatB-related O-acetyltransferase, with the protein MFLNQRSELSSYNIGDFSYAGPDFQVLTWGEGTTLTIGKFCSIANEVKIFLGGEHRTDWVTTYPFNQIFKEAAHIKGHPKSKGDVQIGHDVWIGYGATIMSGVCIGNGAVIGANSVITKDVPSYAIAAGNPQKLMKYRFSSETIEKLQLLEWWNLEFTIIQSIFHLLQSDDIEQCIKVIGDIKKKG; encoded by the coding sequence ATGTTTCTGAATCAAAGAAGTGAACTGAGCTCGTACAATATCGGTGATTTTTCTTATGCTGGACCAGATTTCCAAGTGCTGACATGGGGGGAAGGAACGACACTAACCATTGGAAAGTTTTGTTCCATTGCAAACGAAGTGAAAATTTTTCTTGGTGGTGAACACCGGACAGATTGGGTCACAACGTATCCGTTTAATCAAATTTTCAAAGAAGCTGCCCACATCAAAGGACATCCCAAATCAAAAGGAGATGTGCAAATAGGACACGACGTGTGGATTGGATATGGAGCGACGATTATGTCAGGAGTATGTATAGGAAACGGTGCAGTAATTGGAGCAAATAGTGTGATCACAAAAGATGTGCCGTCATATGCCATAGCTGCAGGTAATCCGCAAAAGCTCATGAAATACCGATTTTCATCTGAAACAATTGAAAAACTTCAGTTATTAGAATGGTGGAATTTAGAGTTTACCATCATCCAATCTATTTTTCACCTCTTACAATCTGATGATATTGAACAATGTATAAAAGTCATAGGAGACATAAAAAAGAAAGGCTGA
- a CDS encoding beta strand repeat-containing protein: MTGATGPTGATGITGATGSTGATGITGATGSTGATGSTGPTGPTGSTGITGATGPTGATGITGATGPTGVTGITGATGPTGATGITGATGPTGATGITGATGPTGATGITGATGSTGATGSTGPTGPTGSTGITGATGPTGATGITGATGPTGATGITGATGPTGATGITGATGSTGATGSTGSTGSTGATGSTGSTGSTGATGITGSTGPTGATGSTGPTGPTGSTGITGATGPTGVTGITGSTGPTGVTGITGTTGSTGSTGITGATGPTGATGITGATGPTGATGITGATGPTGATGITGATGPTGATGITGSTGPTGVTGITGATGSTGATGITGATGSTGATGITGATGSTGATGITGATGITGSTGPTGATGITGATGITGSTGPTGATGITGATGPTGATGITGATGSTGATGITGATGSTGATGITGATGITGSTGPTGATGITGSTGPTGATGITGSTGSTGATGTTGATGPTGATGITGATGPTGVTGITGSTGPTGATGITGATGPTGVTGITGATGPTGATGITGATGPTGVTGITGATGITGSTGPTGATGITGATGPTGVTGITGATGITGATGPTGVTGITGATGITGSTGTTGATGITGATGPTGATGITGATGATGATGITGATGSTGATGITGSTGPTGVTGITGATGSTGATGITGATGSTGATGITGATGITGSTGPTGATGITGSTGPTGATGITGATGATGITGATGPTGVTGITGATGITGSTGPTGVTGDTGSTGSTGSTGPTGPTGATGSTGATGPTGATGITGSTGPTGATGTGGFTDTALYAANSSGPTIVTVAGGTNIPLPNFQNITGFTANGTSTVFTVLQTGKYYITYQVNTTTALLISTRLLLNGATTISGSVQSPVISTSFINNTVIVNLTAGSTISLQFFGAVVTAILVGGGGAAGATLTIIRLS; encoded by the coding sequence ATCACAGGAGCTACCGGACCTACTGGAGCCACAGGAATCACTGGTGCAACTGGATCTACGGGTGCCACGGGAATCACTGGTGCAACCGGATCTACGGGTGCGACGGGTAGCACTGGACCAACTGGTCCGACTGGTTCTACAGGAATCACTGGTGCTACCGGACCTACTGGAGCCACGGGAATCACTGGTGCTACCGGACCTACTGGCGTCACAGGTATCACAGGAGCTACCGGACCTACTGGTGCAACAGGTATCACTGGTGCAACCGGACCTACTGGTGCCACAGGTATCACTGGTGCTACCGGACCTACTGGTGCCACAGGTATCACTGGTGCAACTGGATCTACGGGTGCCACGGGTAGCACTGGACCAACTGGTCCGACTGGTTCTACAGGAATCACTGGTGCAACCGGACCTACTGGAGCCACGGGAATCACTGGTGCTACCGGTCCGACTGGAGCCACAGGTATCACAGGAGCTACCGGACCTACTGGAGCCACAGGAATCACTGGTGCAACTGGATCTACGGGTGCAACGGGTAGCACAGGTTCAACTGGATCTACGGGTGCAACGGGTAGCACAGGTTCAACCGGATCTACGGGTGCCACAGGAATTACTGGTTCAACCGGACCTACGGGTGCCACGGGTAGCACTGGACCAACTGGTCCGACTGGTTCTACAGGAATCACAGGTGCTACCGGACCTACTGGCGTCACAGGTATCACTGGTTCAACTGGTCCTACGGGCGTCACAGGTATCACTGGTACTACCGGATCTACTGGCAGCACAGGAATCACAGGTGCTACCGGACCTACTGGAGCCACGGGAATCACTGGTGCTACCGGTCCGACTGGAGCCACAGGTATCACAGGTGCTACCGGACCTACTGGAGCCACAGGAATCACTGGTGCAACAGGACCTACTGGTGCAACAGGTATCACAGGTTCAACCGGACCTACTGGCGTCACAGGTATCACTGGTGCTACCGGATCTACGGGTGCCACAGGAATTACTGGTGCTACCGGATCTACGGGTGCCACGGGGATCACTGGTGCAACTGGATCTACTGGAGCGACTGGTATCACTGGTGCCACAGGAATTACTGGTTCAACCGGACCTACTGGTGCCACAGGAATTACTGGTGCCACAGGAATTACTGGTTCAACCGGACCTACTGGGGCTACGGGGATCACTGGTGCAACTGGACCTACTGGAGCCACGGGGATCACTGGTGCAACTGGATCTACTGGAGCGACTGGTATCACTGGTGCAACTGGATCTACTGGAGCGACTGGTATCACTGGTGCCACAGGAATTACTGGTTCAACCGGACCTACTGGTGCCACAGGAATTACTGGTTCAACCGGACCTACTGGCGCTACAGGAATCACTGGTTCAACCGGATCTACTGGTGCCACGGGGACCACTGGTGCAACTGGACCAACTGGTGCCACAGGAATCACTGGTGCAACCGGTCCGACTGGTGTTACAGGAATTACTGGTTCAACCGGACCTACTGGTGCCACGGGGATCACTGGTGCAACTGGTCCGACTGGCGTCACAGGAATCACTGGTGCAACTGGACCAACTGGTGCCACAGGAATCACTGGTGCAACCGGTCCGACTGGTGTTACAGGAATCACTGGTGCCACAGGAATTACTGGTTCAACCGGACCTACTGGTGCCACGGGGATCACTGGTGCAACTGGTCCGACTGGCGTCACAGGAATCACTGGTGCCACAGGAATCACTGGTGCTACCGGTCCGACTGGTGTTACAGGAATCACTGGTGCCACAGGAATTACTGGTTCAACCGGAACTACTGGGGCCACGGGGATCACTGGTGCAACTGGACCTACTGGCGCTACAGGAATCACTGGTGCAACTGGAGCTACTGGGGCCACAGGAATTACTGGTGCTACCGGATCTACGGGTGCCACGGGAATCACAGGTTCAACCGGACCTACTGGCGTCACAGGTATCACTGGTGCTACCGGATCTACGGGTGCCACGGGGATCACTGGTGCAACTGGATCTACTGGAGCGACTGGTATCACTGGTGCCACAGGAATTACTGGTTCAACCGGACCTACTGGTGCCACAGGAATTACTGGTTCAACCGGACCTACTGGGGCTACGGGTATCACTGGTGCAACTGGAGCTACGGGTATCACTGGTGCAACCGGTCCGACTGGTGTTACAGGAATCACTGGAGCGACAGGAATCACTGGTTCAACCGGACCTACTGGGGTTACAGGAGATACCGGATCTACTGGTTCCACAGGTAGCACTGGACCAACTGGTCCGACTGGTGCCACCGGATCTACTGGGGCCACTGGGCCTACAGGGGCTACCGGAATCACTGGTTCAACCGGACCTACGGGAGCTACTGGAACAGGTGGTTTTACAGATACTGCACTTTATGCTGCTAATAGTTCTGGACCTACCATTGTTACTGTAGCCGGTGGAACGAATATTCCTCTGCCAAACTTTCAAAACATTACTGGTTTTACGGCAAACGGCACAAGTACTGTTTTTACCGTTCTGCAAACTGGTAAATATTATATTACGTATCAAGTCAACACCACTACAGCTCTTTTGATTAGTACACGTTTGCTTTTAAATGGAGCAACTACTATTTCTGGTTCTGTTCAATCACCTGTTATCTCAACTTCATTTATCAACAACACTGTTATTGTTAATTTAACAGCTGGAAGCACCATTTCACTGCAGTTTTTTGGGGCAGTTGTCACAGCTATTTTAGTTGGAGGAGGCGGTGCTGCAGGTGCTACCTTGACCATCATTCGGCTTAGCTAA
- the thiT gene encoding energy-coupled thiamine transporter ThiT, with translation MQQSNQLVRLMEIAIMTSLALVLDYLSGLFLRMPNGGSLALIMIPVILMSIRWGISTGFIIGVLIAGLQLMNGPIIATPVQGFLDYFVASVVISLSGLFAGLIKKAIQDQKRKQQFFYITLSVFVASFFRLLTFFISGVVFFSQYAPKGTPGWVYSLIYNSTYMVPSFIICSIVLCILIPSASRLVFPHKK, from the coding sequence ATGCAGCAATCAAACCAATTGGTACGACTGATGGAAATCGCAATTATGACTTCACTTGCACTTGTATTAGATTACTTATCAGGTCTCTTTTTAAGAATGCCGAATGGCGGATCTCTTGCGCTGATTATGATCCCCGTCATTCTTATGTCTATTAGATGGGGAATATCAACCGGGTTTATCATTGGCGTGCTTATTGCAGGCCTTCAGCTAATGAATGGCCCTATTATCGCTACACCAGTTCAAGGATTCCTCGATTATTTCGTCGCATCTGTTGTCATTTCCCTAAGCGGCCTATTTGCTGGATTGATTAAAAAAGCCATTCAGGATCAAAAGCGAAAGCAGCAATTCTTCTATATTACTTTATCCGTATTTGTTGCAAGTTTCTTCAGACTGTTGACATTCTTTATTTCTGGTGTTGTTTTCTTTTCTCAGTATGCACCAAAAGGAACGCCAGGTTGGGTTTACTCTTTAATTTATAACAGCACATATATGGTTCCTTCATTTATTATTTGCAGTATCGTTCTTTGCATACTCATACCAAGTGCATCTCGTTTGGTTTTTCCTCACAAAAAATAA
- a CDS encoding GNAT family N-acetyltransferase, whose protein sequence is MKVRHAVQQDIPKIAEIHVKSWQTTYQGIINQDYLDGLKIEEREESWRRMSLEGTFVAEDAEGVFGFASFGKQRDERYPTYDGELYAIYLLQKKQRSGAGIALIAEGVRYLIEKGYQNILLWVFEQNSAKHFYQKLQPHFVVTSQFELAGEKHDEIGYGWELPVLNDHLHRIKSSASNNNERKM, encoded by the coding sequence ATGAAGGTGAGACATGCTGTACAACAAGATATTCCTAAAATCGCCGAAATACATGTGAAGAGCTGGCAGACGACTTATCAAGGTATTATCAATCAGGATTATTTGGATGGTTTAAAAATAGAAGAGCGAGAAGAGAGCTGGAGAAGAATGTCACTTGAAGGGACGTTTGTCGCAGAAGATGCCGAGGGGGTATTTGGTTTTGCTTCTTTTGGAAAACAACGTGATGAGAGGTATCCAACATATGATGGAGAACTTTACGCGATCTATTTATTGCAAAAGAAACAGAGATCAGGAGCAGGAATTGCTTTAATTGCAGAAGGAGTGCGTTATTTAATAGAGAAAGGGTATCAAAATATACTACTGTGGGTATTTGAACAAAACTCGGCAAAGCATTTTTATCAAAAGCTTCAACCTCATTTTGTCGTTACCAGCCAGTTCGAGCTGGCTGGCGAGAAGCATGATGAAATAGGGTACGGGTGGGAGCTACCTGTATTAAATGACCATCTACACCGAATTAAATCGTCAGCTTCCAATAATAATGAGAGAAAAATGTGA
- a CDS encoding DUF1232 domain-containing protein: MDSKTTELGTLLMERLQQRSLSLRELSTYTEIDKATLSRIMNGKRKPTLNHLQRLSDSLNLSLDQLLAAAGFPIKNEKVHSDTFIQAVEEIETTLKDQEVYDGTFSQTKLKQKLNEYETYSQTNEGKETISAKFEKKMETLNGIGPFLQHLKDMYSLFMTGRGTSRELMLMGGALLYFIMPVDLIPDYIFPIGYIDDAAAVKIVIDQLTNR; this comes from the coding sequence ATGGATTCTAAAACAACTGAGCTTGGGACTCTTTTAATGGAAAGATTGCAACAACGTTCTTTATCTTTAAGAGAGCTCAGCACATACACAGAAATTGATAAAGCGACACTGTCTCGAATCATGAACGGAAAAAGAAAACCAACTTTGAATCATCTGCAGCGGCTTTCAGATTCTCTCAACCTATCATTAGATCAACTATTAGCTGCTGCTGGGTTTCCAATCAAAAACGAAAAGGTACATAGTGATACGTTCATCCAAGCGGTAGAAGAGATCGAAACAACACTGAAAGATCAGGAGGTCTATGACGGTACATTTAGTCAGACGAAATTGAAACAAAAGCTAAACGAATATGAGACCTATAGCCAAACAAACGAGGGAAAAGAAACGATCTCGGCAAAGTTTGAGAAAAAGATGGAGACGCTAAACGGCATCGGACCATTCCTTCAGCATTTGAAAGACATGTACAGCTTATTCATGACCGGACGAGGTACTTCTCGAGAATTAATGCTGATGGGGGGCGCGCTCCTTTATTTCATTATGCCTGTTGATTTAATACCAGATTATATTTTTCCGATCGGCTACATTGATGATGCTGCGGCTGTGAAAATCGTCATAGACCAGCTGACAAATAGGTAA
- the rodA gene encoding rod shape-determining protein RodA gives MKKQYSIDFILLLTVICFFVISLIAVYSGSGQYETQDMFYFVKRQIFWYIVGFGLMAIAAYFDYELLERLSFRLFAGGIFLIILVHFFGTSQNGSQRWISFGSIKVQPSEFMKIFMILLLAAVLNQYKHQRFSFKESIIPTSKVVCWTVVPFFLILVQPDLGTALVVLSIAFTLMLVSGISSKMMAALTASFLAFLSFLVYLHNEHFEHFTKIIKPHQLDRIYGWLSPDEFDSTYGYQLKQSMLGIGSGQLSGSGFTKGHQVQGGNIPEAHTDFIFAVIGEEFGFIGASLLMCLYLMMIYRIIHVAMHANTLYGLYICAGVVGLIVFQVFQNVGMTIGLMPVTGLALPFISYGGSALLTNMIAIGLVFSVNIRSSSYMFGDNWN, from the coding sequence ATGAAAAAACAGTACAGCATTGACTTCATCCTTTTACTCACTGTCATTTGTTTCTTTGTCATCAGCCTGATAGCTGTATATAGCGGATCGGGGCAGTATGAAACGCAGGATATGTTTTATTTCGTCAAAAGACAAATCTTCTGGTATATCGTCGGCTTTGGTCTCATGGCCATAGCTGCATACTTTGATTATGAATTGCTTGAGCGTTTATCTTTTCGGTTATTTGCAGGTGGTATTTTTCTCATTATTCTTGTGCACTTTTTTGGAACGAGTCAAAACGGTTCGCAAAGGTGGATCAGCTTCGGTTCAATCAAAGTTCAGCCATCAGAGTTCATGAAAATTTTTATGATCTTGCTTCTAGCGGCTGTGCTGAACCAATACAAGCATCAGCGATTCTCGTTTAAAGAAAGTATCATTCCTACAAGTAAAGTCGTTTGCTGGACCGTTGTTCCTTTTTTCCTCATTTTAGTTCAGCCTGATTTAGGGACAGCGCTCGTCGTATTATCTATCGCCTTTACACTAATGCTTGTTTCAGGGATTTCTAGCAAGATGATGGCCGCATTAACGGCTTCTTTTCTGGCATTTCTTTCATTTTTGGTCTACTTACACAACGAACATTTTGAGCATTTCACAAAAATCATTAAGCCACATCAGCTTGATCGCATTTATGGCTGGCTCTCTCCCGATGAATTTGATTCAACATACGGGTATCAGCTGAAACAATCGATGCTCGGTATTGGATCAGGTCAATTATCAGGAAGCGGTTTTACAAAGGGGCATCAAGTACAAGGCGGTAATATCCCTGAAGCGCATACGGATTTTATCTTTGCCGTCATTGGTGAGGAGTTTGGTTTTATCGGCGCCTCCCTTTTAATGTGTTTGTACTTGATGATGATTTACCGAATTATTCATGTGGCTATGCACGCGAATACGCTTTATGGTTTGTACATATGTGCGGGTGTCGTTGGACTGATCGTGTTTCAAGTTTTCCAAAACGTAGGAATGACAATTGGATTAATGCCTGTAACAGGACTCGCGCTTCCTTTTATCAGCTATGGAGGCAGTGCGCTACTCACTAACATGATTGCCATTGGCCTCGTGTTTAGTGTCAATATCAGATCATCATCCTATATGTTCGGAGACAATTGGAATTGA
- the ftsW gene encoding putative lipid II flippase FtsW codes for MVTFFLSHLKRVDLVLVGTIAFLCLFGLLMVYSASYPLGEVKYEKGSYFFIKQWQWLLIGGFFFFIAALFPYQIYRKWIKWLVMLSLLCLILVLLPGIGVVKNNSQRWIQLGSLMLQPSEAVKLVMVIYFAYVYAKKQAYITSFKRGVMPPLILLSFVFLFILKQPDLGTAVSILLSCGIILLCAGLKTRHLILLGSIAAAGITFFAVTAPYRLKRLTSFRDPFQYEDGDGYQLIHSYLAMNSGGLTGNGLGGSIQKLGFLPEAHTDFIMAIISEELGIMGVLIVMGAYLLIMYRAMRIVHALQDPFGKLLTIGLTFQIILQAVFNLGAVFGLLPITGIPLPFISYGGSSLVFMMISAGILVNLSSYVNRNPYWAHAK; via the coding sequence ATGGTAACATTTTTTCTATCTCATCTCAAAAGAGTCGACCTCGTTCTTGTTGGAACAATTGCGTTCCTCTGTTTATTTGGTTTACTGATGGTGTACAGTGCTAGTTATCCTTTAGGAGAAGTGAAGTATGAGAAAGGCAGCTATTTCTTTATTAAACAATGGCAATGGCTCCTGATTGGAGGATTCTTTTTCTTCATTGCTGCTCTTTTCCCTTATCAGATTTATCGTAAATGGATCAAGTGGCTTGTCATGCTGTCATTGCTATGTCTCATTCTAGTTCTGCTTCCTGGAATCGGTGTTGTGAAAAACAATTCTCAGCGATGGATTCAGCTGGGCTCTCTTATGCTCCAACCTTCTGAAGCTGTGAAACTAGTGATGGTGATTTATTTTGCCTATGTGTACGCGAAAAAACAGGCGTACATTACCTCTTTTAAAAGAGGTGTAATGCCGCCACTGATCCTTTTAAGTTTTGTTTTTTTATTCATCTTAAAACAGCCTGATTTAGGCACAGCTGTGTCTATTTTATTAAGCTGCGGCATTATTTTATTGTGCGCTGGACTGAAAACGCGCCATCTCATTTTACTAGGATCGATTGCCGCAGCAGGCATCACTTTTTTTGCAGTGACAGCTCCATACCGTTTGAAGCGGCTGACTTCTTTTCGTGATCCTTTTCAGTATGAAGATGGAGATGGCTATCAGCTCATTCATTCGTATCTCGCCATGAATTCAGGCGGGCTGACAGGGAATGGCTTAGGAGGGAGCATTCAAAAGCTAGGCTTTCTTCCTGAAGCCCATACGGATTTTATTATGGCCATTATCAGTGAAGAGCTGGGCATCATGGGGGTGTTGATTGTGATGGGCGCATATCTACTCATCATGTATCGCGCAATGCGAATTGTGCATGCTTTACAAGACCCTTTTGGAAAACTGTTAACGATTGGGCTTACGTTTCAGATCATACTCCAAGCCGTCTTTAATTTAGGCGCTGTCTTTGGTCTTCTTCCGATCACAGGCATTCCGCTTCCCTTCATTAGTTATGGCGGCTCCTCCCTAGTGTTCATGATGATATCTGCTGGTATTCTCGTAAATCTTTCTTCATATGTAAATAGGAATCCATACTGGGCACATGCCAAATAG